The genomic window GAAGAGGGTGCACCACGTGGCAACCCGGGTCGTGGTGGTCCACAAGGCAATGGCCAACGCCGCGGTGGTCGCACGGGCGGCCCCCGTGGAGCCAATGCAGGCGGTCAGCCAAACCCGACGGCCCCAAGCGGCTTTAAGGGTCGCGGCGGCCAGGGTGGACCCAAAGGGGGTGGGCGTCCAGATGGGAATCGTTTTGATGCGCCGCGCGATGGGCGGGGTGGGGCTGCGCAGCCGGACCCTATGAAAACCGCCTTTGGTTACATTGGTGCAGATAGCTTTACGCGCCAACGTCAGGACGGCGGGCAAAGACCATCCGGTGGGCCTGGTGGTCAGCGCCGCAAGGGACGTAGCCGCTAGGCGGCAATGCTAAAATAGCAGGCTTTGCCCCGCTTCGGAGCAATAGGTCAGATTCTCAATCAGTTCAGGAAATATTATGACAATCGAACGCACTCTCTCCATCATCAAACCCGACGCCGTTGCCAAGAACGTCATCGGACAAATTTACGCCCGTTTCGAAGCAGCTGGCCTGAAGGTCGTTGCTGCTCGCATGGCGCATTTGTCCCGCGGCGAGGCAGAAGCTTTCTACGCGGTCCACAAGGCGCGTCCTTTCTTCAAAGACCTGGTGGATTTCATGATCTCCGGTCCTGTGATGATCCAGGCACTGGAAGGCGAAAACGCCATTCTGAAGCACCGTGACCTGATGGGCGCTACCGACCCCAAGAAAGCTGCGCCCGGAACCATCCGTGCCGACTTCGCCGACAGCATTGATGCCAACGCAGTGCACGGTTCCGACGCAGCAGAGACCGCCGCAGTCGAAATCGCGTTCTTCTTCGCTGGCGCGAACGTTTTTTCCCGTTAAGTTATGCAATGACGGCCAACCTGCTTGATTACGATCTGGACGGATTGGCCGCCTTTTGCGAGCGGCTCGGGGAAAAACGCTTCCGTGCGACCCAGCTTTTTCGGTGGATTCACCAAAAAGGGGCTGCTCAATTCGAGGATATGAGTGATCTCGCTAAGTCTTTGCGCGAGAAACTCAAGACTACCGCACACGTCCAGGCACTTCCGGTGCTTTCTCAGCACATCTCTGTGGACGGAACCATCAAATGGTTGTTTGATGTGGGTGGTGGCAATGCCATAGAGACCGTATTTATCCCGGAAGACGACCGCGGCACGCTCTGCGTTTCGTCTCAAGCCGGTTGCGCCGTTGCGTGTCGGTTTTGCTCTACCGGGCACCAGGGGTTTAGCCGCAATTTGACGGCTGGCGAGATTGTGTCGCAGCTCTGGTTTGCCGAACATTTTTTGCGCAAGCATTTGAAGAAGGACGAACGCGTCATCTCCAATGTAGTGATGATGGGTATGGGCGAGCCTCTGCAAAACTATTCAGCGTTGGTTCCGGCCCTGCGGGTCATGTTGGACGACCATGCGTATGGTTTGTCGCGCCGCCGTGTGACGGTTTCCACGTCGGGCGTGGTCCCGATGATGGACAGACTGGGCCAGGATTGTCCCGTTGCGCTGGCGGTGTCCTTGCATGCGCCCAATGATGCACTCCGAGACGATCTGGTTCCGTTGAACCGCAAGTACCCTATTGCGGAGTTGCTGGACGCCTGCAAGCGCTATTTGGAGGTGGCGCCCAGGGACTTCATCACCTTTGAGTACTGCATGCTGGATGGAGTGAATGACACGCCAGCACATGCAGCCGAATTGGTGAAGCTGGTGCGTCCCGTTAAGGGTGAACGGGCTTGGTGCAAATTCAACCTTATCCCCTTCAACCCTTTTCCTGCCTCTGGACTGGTCCGCTCCCAACAAAGCGCAGTCCTCGCCTTCT from Rhodoferax sp. AJA081-3 includes these protein-coding regions:
- the ndk gene encoding nucleoside-diphosphate kinase, which produces MTIERTLSIIKPDAVAKNVIGQIYARFEAAGLKVVAARMAHLSRGEAEAFYAVHKARPFFKDLVDFMISGPVMIQALEGENAILKHRDLMGATDPKKAAPGTIRADFADSIDANAVHGSDAAETAAVEIAFFFAGANVFSR
- the rlmN gene encoding 23S rRNA (adenine(2503)-C(2))-methyltransferase RlmN, which codes for MTANLLDYDLDGLAAFCERLGEKRFRATQLFRWIHQKGAAQFEDMSDLAKSLREKLKTTAHVQALPVLSQHISVDGTIKWLFDVGGGNAIETVFIPEDDRGTLCVSSQAGCAVACRFCSTGHQGFSRNLTAGEIVSQLWFAEHFLRKHLKKDERVISNVVMMGMGEPLQNYSALVPALRVMLDDHAYGLSRRRVTVSTSGVVPMMDRLGQDCPVALAVSLHAPNDALRDDLVPLNRKYPIAELLDACKRYLEVAPRDFITFEYCMLDGVNDTPAHAAELVKLVRPVKGERAWCKFNLIPFNPFPASGLVRSQQSAVLAFSKILSDAGIVTTIRKTRGDDIDAACGQLAGDVQDRTNIQTRISKRRTIIITPENELAPQGREDIVND